One Candidatus Zixiibacteriota bacterium genomic window, AGGTGCTGCGAATACGGATTGAGTCGATATCGATCAGCACCCCCAACACCCCTCCGTTTTTCAGCCAGGTCAGGATTTTTCGAGCGGAGTCGGTGGTAGAGATATTGTGGACGCCGAGCGCCTCACGATTCTCGACCAGCATTTTATCGAGACGCCGGTCGTACATTTCCCGGCCAATCACAGCAGTCTTGTACCCTAGACCAGCCACGTGAACTGCCAACAATTCGAAATTTCCCAGGTGCCCGGTAAAGCCGATTACCCCTTTTCCCGCTTTGTAGGCCCGGTCCAGATGTTCCAGCCCCTCGACCTCGATCAATTCCCTGATCTCCGAGTTATAGTGCCGTCGAAAGCGCAGGACCTCGACCAGGCTCTTGCCCGAACCGACGAAAAAACGCTGGGCCGTACGCTCCTTTTCGCGATAGCTCATCTCGTCGCCGTAAACCAGCGAAAGATGCCGCACTATTTTATAGCGCTCCTTCGGCAACAATCCCCAGGCCATAAGCCCCAGTGTCGCTCCGACAAAGAGCGCCGCTTTACGCGGCAGGCAATTCAGCAGGGAGTTCATGGTCCGGGTCAGAAAAAGTGTGAGACCTCGCTTGAGTCGCTTGGTCAGTCGCATAGCTCAGACCAGTTTGGATTTGAGGATGTCGTGCAGATGAATCAAACCCGACAGGCGGCCCTCGGGGTCAATCGTCACCAGTTGTGTGATGGCATGTTGCTCCATGGTAGCCAGAGCGGTGTCCAGCAGGACGGTATCCCGGATCAGCTTCGGTCGTGGATTCATCACCTCGCTCGCTCTGAAACGGAAAATATCCTCCTCGCGCTCGGCCAGTCGCCGCAGATCGCCGTCGGTGAACATCCCCGCCGGGCGACCGTCGTCACCGACCATCACCACGCAACCGAGCCGCTTTGAGGTCATCTGGAGAATCATCTCTTTCATTGTCGCATCCGCTCCGACCAGCGGCATCGCTTCACCGGTGTGGTACACTTCGTTAACCCGCTTGAGAAGGCGTCGCCCGATAAATCCGCCCGGATGAAGCTGAGCAAAATCCTCAGCGGAAAAATCACGAGCCTCAAGCAAAGCCAGCGCCAGTGCGTCACCCATGACCAGTGCTGCGGTCGAGGATGAAGTCGGCACCAGGTTGTTGGGGCAGGCCTCACGTTCGATCGAGCAGTCCAGAATGATATCGGCTCGCTCGGCCAACTCCGATTCGAGCGTGGCGGTGAGAAGGATTATTTTTATGCCAAGCCGTTTGGCGGTCGAGACAATAATCTCCATCTCCCCCAACCGGCCGGATTTGGAAATCAGCAACAGGATGTCATCGGCTCGCACCAGGCCCAGGTCGCCGTGCATGGCTTCGGCCGGATGCAGGAAAAACGAGGATATCCCGGTCGAGTTGAACGTTGCGGCGATCTTTTTTCCGACCAACCCGGATTTTCCCATACCGGCCACGATTACCCGCCCTCGACATCGCAACACCTCGGCGGCCGCATCGGCAAACGAGGGTCCGATCCGATCCGCCATCGCGGCGACCGATTTCGCCTCATGGCGAATCACCTCGCGGGCGTATTCGATAAGGTCTTTCATATTACGAAATCCCTCGGGCTTTTTCCGCGCGATTCAAAATATGCTTCCACAACTTCTCGCACCGCTCCATGACCACCCTTGATTGCAGTTACATAGTCGGCGACTTCGAGCAAACCGGTGGCGGAATCAGCAACGGCAATTCCCAGGCCGGCTTTCTCGACCAGCGGAATATCGAGCAACTCGTTGCCGACAAAGGCCAATTCCTCGAATTTAATCCCCAGTTTCTTCAGCA contains:
- a CDS encoding lysophospholipid acyltransferase family protein; the encoded protein is MRLTKRLKRGLTLFLTRTMNSLLNCLPRKAALFVGATLGLMAWGLLPKERYKIVRHLSLVYGDEMSYREKERTAQRFFVGSGKSLVEVLRFRRHYNSEIRELIEVEGLEHLDRAYKAGKGVIGFTGHLGNFELLAVHVAGLGYKTAVIGREMYDRRLDKMLVENREALGVHNISTTDSARKILTWLKNGGVLGVLIDIDSIRIRSTFVPVFGRLALTPIGQTNIGLRAGSAFVPCACLRTERDRYRLIFRPEVKIERSDNFDADVDRMTAACTAVLEEIIDQYRDQWIWMKNRWLTSPRNSA
- a CDS encoding KpsF/GutQ family sugar-phosphate isomerase, which encodes MKDLIEYAREVIRHEAKSVAAMADRIGPSFADAAAEVLRCRGRVIVAGMGKSGLVGKKIAATFNSTGISSFFLHPAEAMHGDLGLVRADDILLLISKSGRLGEMEIIVSTAKRLGIKIILLTATLESELAERADIILDCSIEREACPNNLVPTSSSTAALVMGDALALALLEARDFSAEDFAQLHPGGFIGRRLLKRVNEVYHTGEAMPLVGADATMKEMILQMTSKRLGCVVMVGDDGRPAGMFTDGDLRRLAEREEDIFRFRASEVMNPRPKLIRDTVLLDTALATMEQHAITQLVTIDPEGRLSGLIHLHDILKSKLV